A single Larimichthys crocea isolate SSNF chromosome VIII, L_crocea_2.0, whole genome shotgun sequence DNA region contains:
- the thap11 gene encoding THAP domain-containing protein 11: MPGFTCCVPGCYNNSHRDRDLRFYTFPKDTTLRELWLRNISRAGVSGCFSTFQPTTGHRVCSVHFAGGRKTYSIRVPSLFPLRGVNERRSRRGRGRKVSAAAPSPAAAATSGIVITTSVLGSTAEGAEGTAGGEASDDSITVVQIGQNGEYLGTARLPAQSEGTCYTAPIGSGDELTADDSSAETGSTVLQPPVQYVSVTSSPLDHSYSLTTGTTSAELLRKLNEQRDIIALMEVKMKEMKATIRQLRVTEAKLQEEVRERDRLLYGNSVAFNVRKKI; the protein is encoded by the coding sequence ATGCCCGGGTTCACTTGCTGTGTCCCTGGCTGTTACAACAACTCGCACCGGGACCGGGACCTGCGCTTCTACACATTTCCCAAAGACACCACGCTGAGGGAGCTGTGGCTGAGGAACATCTCCCGGGCCGGGGTCAGCGGCTGCTTCAGCACCTTCCAGCCCACCACGGGACACCGAGTCTGCAGCGTGCATTTTGCCGGCGGGAGGAAGACCTACAGCATCAGAGTGCCGTCCCTCTTTCCTCTACGAGGGGTGAATGAGCGCAGGAGTCGGCGGGGCAGAGGTAGGAAAGTGTCCGCGGCGGCTCCTTCCCCCGCCGCTGCAGCGACCTCCGGGATTGTCATCACAACCAGCGTACTGGGCAGCACGGCGGAGGGAGCCGAGGGCACCGCTGGCGGCGAGGCGAGCGACGATAGCATCACCGTGGTGCAGATAGGCCAAAACGGGGAGTACCTGGGCACGGCGCGGCTGCCTGCCCAGTCAGAGGGGACTTGTTACACGGCGCCGATCGGCAGCGGAGACGAGCTGACCGCCGACGACTCATCGGCGGAGACCGGGTCCACCGTGCTGCAGCCGCCAGTGCAGTATGTCAGCGTGACCAGCAGCCCGCTGGACCACTCGTACTCGCTGACCACCGGCACCACGTCCGCCGAGCTGCTGCGGAAACTGAACGAGCAGCGGGACATCATCGCACTGATGGAGGtgaagatgaaggagatgaaggCGACCATCCGCCAGCTCCGGGTGACTGAGGCCAAGTTGCAGGAGGAGGTGCGGGAGAGGGACCGGCTGCTGTACGGAAACTCGGTGGCTTTTAACGTCCGGAAGAAAATCTGA